The proteins below come from a single Cupriavidus pauculus genomic window:
- the rfbB gene encoding dTDP-glucose 4,6-dehydratase — protein sequence MSCILVTGGAGFIGANFVIDWLARPEDGTQTAPQTVPQTVPQTAPQTDAVVNVDKLTYAGNRHSLDLIDGDPRHRLVHADICDRAKMDELLVRYHPRAIVHLAAESHVDRSIHGPAAFIDTNIAGTFSLLEAARTYWQALPDDDRAAFRFLHVSTDEVFGSLGPADAPFSETTAYAPNSPYSASKAASDHLVRAWHHTYGLPVLTTNCSNNYGPYQFPEKLIPLMIARALAGETLPVYGDGQNIRDWLYVGDHCAAIRAVLANGRVGETYNVGGWNEKTNIDVVHALCDSLDALRPRHAGSYREQIRFVKDRPGHDRRYAIDARKIERELGWRPAETFETGLRKTVAWYLDNPLWVRDVMSGAYRHWMGMQYAA from the coding sequence ATGTCCTGCATTCTCGTTACCGGCGGCGCGGGTTTTATCGGCGCCAATTTCGTGATCGACTGGCTGGCCCGGCCGGAGGACGGCACACAGACCGCCCCCCAGACCGTCCCCCAGACCGTCCCCCAGACCGCCCCCCAGACCGACGCCGTGGTCAACGTCGACAAGCTGACCTACGCGGGCAACCGCCACAGCCTCGACCTCATCGACGGGGATCCGCGCCACCGGCTCGTCCACGCGGACATCTGCGATCGCGCGAAGATGGACGAACTGCTCGTTCGCTACCATCCGCGCGCGATCGTCCACCTTGCCGCGGAAAGCCATGTCGATCGGTCCATCCACGGTCCCGCCGCCTTTATCGATACCAATATCGCGGGCACGTTCTCGCTGCTGGAAGCCGCGCGCACGTACTGGCAGGCGCTGCCCGACGACGACCGCGCGGCCTTTCGCTTCCTCCATGTCTCGACCGACGAGGTATTCGGTTCGCTGGGGCCCGCCGACGCGCCGTTCTCCGAAACCACGGCCTATGCGCCGAACAGTCCGTACTCGGCATCGAAGGCGGCCTCGGATCATCTGGTGCGCGCATGGCACCACACGTACGGCCTGCCCGTGCTGACGACGAACTGCTCCAACAACTATGGGCCGTATCAGTTCCCGGAAAAGCTGATTCCGCTGATGATCGCCCGCGCGCTGGCGGGCGAGACCCTGCCGGTGTACGGCGATGGGCAGAACATTCGGGACTGGCTCTACGTCGGCGACCATTGCGCGGCCATCCGCGCGGTACTGGCGAACGGGCGCGTCGGCGAGACCTACAACGTGGGCGGCTGGAACGAGAAGACGAACATCGATGTCGTGCATGCACTGTGCGACAGCCTCGACGCACTGCGGCCCCGTCACGCGGGCTCGTATCGCGAGCAGATCCGGTTTGTGAAGGACCGTCCCGGGCATGACCGCCGCTATGCGATCGACGCGCGCAAGATCGAGCGCGAACTCGGATGGCGCCCGGCGGAAACCTTCGAGACAGGCCTGCGCAAGACCGTCGCGTGGTATCTCGACAATCCGCTCTGGGTACGCGACGTCATGTCGGGCGCGTATCGCCACTGGATGGGGATGCAATATGCCGCGTGA
- a CDS encoding 2OG-Fe(II) oxygenase — protein MYKEMLDLAKLDWMARELAEPYRTNPPFPHICVDDFLDGDVYRETSDAFPGKKESGWFKFQSAAENLKLQIQDFYSIPPALRGLILEMNSPGFVRFLETLTGITGLVPDPHLHGGGLHQTLPGGHLGLHIDYNYHPEWKLDRRVNVLLYFNDTWEDNWAGHLQLWDEGVQHCVQKIAPIGNRLVVFSTNECSWHGHPVPLACPAGMSRRSIALYYYSNGRPKDEEAEVHTTRFQAAPGERFPLTTRDFLHGITPPYAKALARRLVGR, from the coding sequence ATGTACAAGGAAATGCTTGACCTGGCCAAGCTGGACTGGATGGCACGCGAACTTGCGGAGCCCTACCGGACGAATCCCCCCTTCCCGCATATCTGCGTGGACGACTTTCTCGACGGAGACGTATATCGCGAAACCAGTGACGCCTTCCCGGGCAAGAAGGAAAGCGGTTGGTTCAAGTTCCAGTCGGCCGCGGAGAACCTCAAGCTGCAGATCCAGGACTTCTACTCGATTCCGCCCGCGCTGCGGGGGCTCATCCTCGAGATGAACAGCCCGGGGTTCGTGCGCTTTCTCGAAACGCTGACCGGCATCACCGGACTGGTGCCCGACCCGCATCTGCATGGCGGTGGGCTGCATCAGACGCTGCCGGGCGGGCACCTCGGGCTGCATATCGACTACAACTACCATCCCGAGTGGAAGCTGGACCGCCGCGTAAACGTGCTGCTGTACTTCAACGACACCTGGGAGGACAACTGGGCCGGGCACCTCCAGCTCTGGGACGAAGGCGTGCAGCACTGCGTGCAGAAGATCGCGCCGATCGGCAACCGGCTCGTCGTGTTCAGCACCAACGAATGCTCCTGGCACGGGCATCCCGTGCCGCTCGCCTGTCCGGCGGGCATGTCGCGCCGCTCAATCGCGCTCTACTACTACTCGAACGGCCGGCCCAAGGATGAGGAGGCGGAGGTCCACACCACACGATTTCAGGCGGCCCCGGGCGAGCGATTTCCATTGACGACGCGCGACTTCCTGCACGGCATCACGCCGCCGTACGCCAAGGCACTGGCACGGCGGCTCGTGGGCCGCTGA
- a CDS encoding GlxA family transcriptional regulator yields MENLVDTPPPVRQLGPLPVAGQQAVQRIGLLLFDGCSLLAAGIVAEAFRIANELEIQKHRRPFYQLSLLSHHGGNIACSSSVRIWTQGLEAAGQRGFGAIFIACSEREPAGERAARVMSTTLEISAAALEWRDSGREMITPRVSRATAAISGDPGINIAPATVFWCRGGTGHTPEVMPSAMDLALAQIESDLGTAMAEEVGNLLAPRREAANDTSDDASRDDKEERDDDLPDMSAATANKIHASARWITEHYMESISVADAARFAAMSERNYLRRFKCTIGVTPSEYLLRARLDMSCKLLTRTTLPVDKVARRCGMGNGDRLCKIFRKRFALSPTEYRNQHHNTGGSISPLLEER; encoded by the coding sequence ATGGAGAACCTAGTCGACACACCTCCGCCCGTGCGGCAACTGGGTCCTCTGCCGGTGGCGGGGCAACAGGCGGTCCAGCGTATCGGCCTGCTGCTGTTCGATGGTTGCTCGCTGCTCGCTGCCGGCATCGTCGCCGAGGCGTTTCGCATTGCCAACGAACTCGAGATCCAGAAACACAGGCGTCCCTTCTATCAACTCTCGCTGCTCTCGCACCATGGCGGCAACATCGCGTGCTCCTCGTCGGTCAGGATCTGGACGCAGGGTCTCGAAGCCGCTGGCCAGCGCGGTTTCGGCGCCATCTTCATCGCGTGCAGCGAGCGCGAACCGGCGGGCGAACGTGCCGCGCGCGTCATGAGTACCACGCTGGAGATCAGCGCGGCCGCACTGGAATGGCGCGATAGCGGACGTGAAATGATCACGCCGCGTGTGTCGCGCGCGACGGCCGCCATTTCCGGCGACCCAGGCATCAATATCGCCCCCGCCACCGTCTTCTGGTGCCGCGGCGGCACGGGCCATACGCCGGAAGTGATGCCCTCGGCGATGGATCTCGCGCTCGCACAGATCGAGAGCGACCTCGGCACGGCCATGGCGGAGGAAGTGGGCAACCTGCTCGCGCCACGCCGCGAGGCCGCGAACGATACGTCCGACGATGCGAGTCGCGACGACAAGGAAGAACGCGACGACGACCTGCCGGACATGTCGGCCGCAACGGCCAACAAGATCCACGCCTCCGCGCGCTGGATCACCGAGCATTACATGGAGTCCATCTCCGTCGCCGATGCCGCGCGCTTTGCCGCGATGAGCGAGCGCAACTATCTGCGCCGATTCAAATGCACGATCGGCGTCACGCCTTCCGAGTATCTGCTGCGCGCGCGGCTCGACATGAGCTGCAAGCTGCTGACCAGGACCACATTGCCCGTCGACAAGGTCGCCCGGCGCTGCGGCATGGGCAACGGCGACCGCCTCTGCAAGATCTTCCGCAAGCGCTTCGCGCTCTCCCCCACCGAATACAGGAACCAGCATCACAACACAGGCGGATCGATATCGCCACTTCTGGAGGAGCGCTGA
- a CDS encoding mannose-1-phosphate guanylyltransferase/mannose-6-phosphate isomerase, which produces MPITVPGEALTEAPHLADARLHATALKFCPVVLAGGSGTRLWPLSRKHYPKQLIDVIGRDSLLQATVRRTEALRGMGRAETAAIIVCGEPHRFMTAQQLEAAGVDARIVVEPTGRNTAPALTLAALLATAQGDDSIMVVMPADHVIADTEAFGHAVTRAAQFAEQGAIVTLGVPPTRADTGYGYIRIGSPLDGVAHAIDSFVEKPAAEIAQAYAASGDYWWNSGIFVVRASTWLATLQRLQADMHAACCDAFAKGHEHGTFYHPDTEAFAAVPSDSIDYAVMEHLARAGDVQGVVVPMSAGWSDLGSWDAVWDAIDKDAEGNAARGRAMYEGATSCYVHADSRLVACVGTTNLIVVETPDAVLVVDRSHVQGVKGLVERIARERGSEAENHRKVQRPWGCYDSIDQGERFQVKRIVVNPGASLSLQLHHHRAEHWTVVRGTAQVTRGDERFLLSENESTYIPIGVMHRLENPGKLPLELIEVQSGAYLGEDDIVRIADTYGRCA; this is translated from the coding sequence ATGCCCATCACCGTTCCCGGCGAAGCCCTCACCGAAGCCCCCCACCTTGCAGACGCGCGCCTGCATGCCACCGCACTGAAGTTCTGCCCCGTCGTGCTGGCCGGTGGATCGGGCACACGGCTCTGGCCACTATCCCGCAAGCACTATCCCAAGCAACTGATCGACGTCATCGGCCGCGACTCGCTGCTGCAGGCCACCGTTCGCCGCACGGAGGCGTTGCGCGGCATGGGCCGCGCGGAGACGGCCGCGATCATCGTGTGCGGCGAGCCGCATCGCTTCATGACGGCGCAGCAACTGGAGGCCGCCGGCGTCGATGCGCGCATCGTGGTCGAGCCGACGGGCCGCAACACCGCGCCGGCACTGACGCTCGCGGCGCTGCTGGCCACGGCCCAGGGCGACGACAGCATCATGGTGGTCATGCCCGCCGACCATGTCATTGCCGATACGGAGGCCTTCGGCCATGCCGTCACGCGCGCCGCGCAGTTCGCGGAGCAGGGCGCCATCGTGACGCTCGGCGTGCCGCCGACGCGGGCAGACACGGGCTACGGGTATATCCGCATCGGCTCGCCGCTCGATGGCGTGGCGCACGCGATCGACAGCTTCGTCGAGAAGCCCGCGGCCGAGATCGCACAGGCATACGCGGCTTCCGGCGACTACTGGTGGAACAGTGGCATCTTCGTCGTGCGCGCGAGCACATGGCTGGCGACGCTGCAACGCTTGCAGGCCGACATGCATGCAGCGTGCTGCGATGCCTTCGCGAAGGGCCATGAACACGGCACCTTCTATCACCCCGACACCGAGGCGTTCGCGGCCGTGCCGTCGGACTCCATCGACTATGCGGTCATGGAGCACCTGGCGCGCGCGGGCGATGTGCAGGGCGTGGTGGTGCCGATGTCCGCGGGCTGGTCCGACCTCGGATCGTGGGACGCCGTGTGGGACGCCATCGACAAGGATGCGGAGGGTAACGCCGCGCGTGGCCGTGCGATGTACGAAGGCGCGACGTCCTGCTACGTCCATGCCGACAGCCGCCTCGTGGCTTGCGTGGGCACGACGAACCTGATCGTGGTGGAGACGCCCGATGCCGTGCTCGTGGTCGATCGCTCGCATGTGCAGGGCGTAAAGGGGCTGGTCGAGCGGATCGCGCGCGAGCGGGGCAGCGAGGCGGAGAACCATCGCAAGGTGCAGCGCCCCTGGGGCTGCTACGACTCGATCGACCAGGGCGAGCGTTTCCAGGTCAAGCGCATCGTCGTGAATCCGGGCGCATCGCTGTCCCTCCAGCTGCACCATCATCGCGCCGAACACTGGACCGTGGTGCGCGGCACCGCCCAGGTGACGCGCGGCGACGAACGCTTCCTGCTCAGCGAGAACGAGTCCACCTATATCCCGATCGGCGTGATGCACCGGCTGGAAAACCCCGGCAAGCTGCCGCTCGAACTCATCGAAGTGCAATCGGGTGCCTATCTTGGCGAGGACGACATCGTCCGCATAGCGGATACGTACGGCCGCTGCGCCTGA
- a CDS encoding polysaccharide biosynthesis/export family protein, translating into MVAAHTDLPWSRRLSGWFSALVVYVVSGCAMAPGMTYKTTTTTSTSTQQASAAGPVQPAPAVGSLPSVQGVQSVSQENLIEIDHGLLASQRAAQPNGISPEVRALFDKPRPYVLGPGDVLSIVVWGHPELNLPSLQVTSGVDTSGSNSVVTGYTVDARGNVQYAFVGMVQVAGLTEAEARELLTRRLAEYVRNPQVTLRIQAYRSKRVYLDGAVQQSGVQIINDVPMTLPEAINRAGGFSAAADRSWVAVTRGERTARVSFPDLIAKGTNPSDILLRDGDLVRVYAGTDSKVYVIGEVARNAALTLNNGKLSLNQALGDAGGISQYSGDAQQVYVVRGNGGHEPQVFHLDASRPSAMALADGFALQANDVVFVDTSSLVRWSRVVNLLLPTAQTATASRAIAP; encoded by the coding sequence ATGGTCGCGGCGCATACTGACCTGCCCTGGAGCAGGCGGCTCTCCGGCTGGTTCTCGGCCCTCGTGGTGTATGTGGTGAGCGGCTGCGCGATGGCGCCGGGCATGACGTACAAGACCACGACGACCACGTCCACAAGCACGCAGCAGGCGTCGGCCGCGGGGCCGGTCCAGCCCGCGCCGGCCGTGGGCAGCCTGCCATCGGTGCAGGGCGTGCAGTCCGTCTCGCAGGAGAACCTGATCGAGATCGATCATGGGCTGCTGGCCTCGCAGCGCGCGGCGCAACCCAACGGCATTTCGCCCGAAGTGCGCGCGCTGTTCGACAAGCCCCGCCCCTACGTGCTGGGGCCCGGCGACGTGCTCAGCATCGTCGTGTGGGGACATCCCGAACTGAACCTGCCCTCGCTGCAGGTGACCAGCGGCGTGGATACGTCCGGTTCCAACTCCGTCGTCACGGGCTATACCGTCGATGCGCGCGGCAATGTGCAGTACGCGTTCGTGGGCATGGTGCAGGTGGCGGGCCTGACGGAGGCCGAGGCGCGCGAGTTGCTCACGCGGCGGCTCGCCGAATACGTGCGCAATCCGCAGGTGACGCTGCGCATCCAGGCCTACCGGAGCAAGCGCGTCTATCTGGACGGCGCCGTGCAGCAGTCCGGCGTGCAGATCATCAACGACGTACCGATGACCTTGCCCGAAGCGATCAATCGCGCGGGCGGCTTCAGCGCCGCGGCCGACCGGTCGTGGGTCGCGGTAACGCGTGGCGAGCGCACGGCCCGCGTGAGCTTTCCGGACCTGATTGCCAAGGGCACGAACCCGTCGGACATCCTGCTCCGCGATGGCGATCTCGTGCGCGTCTACGCGGGCACCGACAGCAAGGTCTACGTCATCGGCGAGGTCGCGCGCAACGCGGCGCTCACGCTGAACAACGGCAAGCTCAGCCTCAATCAGGCGCTCGGCGACGCCGGCGGCATCAGCCAGTACTCGGGCGATGCGCAGCAGGTCTATGTCGTGCGCGGCAATGGCGGGCACGAGCCGCAGGTGTTCCATCTGGACGCCAGCCGGCCGTCCGCGATGGCGCTCGCCGATGGATTTGCACTCCAGGCCAACGACGTGGTGTTCGTGGACACCTCGTCGCTGGTGCGCTGGAGCCGCGTGGTCAACCTGCTCCTGCCCACCGCACAGACCGCCACCGCCAGTCGCGCGATAGCGCCATGA
- a CDS encoding polysaccharide biosynthesis tyrosine autokinase, protein MQTTDLAHPVPYYGPMARPTARAMNPLTTLVASRWLIAGITLACVLAGVAYAVFTRPVYRSDMLIQVEPSSIENRSASGDPRLTPEIKPDTTSEIQVLSSRMVVSRAVDTLKLYIDAAPRYVPVIGWWLAERADGYSRPLGGHVYGKERIAVTTFDVPPALQGKPFTLTLGEHGDFTLTQPTAFGAPDISLSGRVGILMRAETARGPLTLLVRTATGQPGASFTLKRYSETATTEWLQRTLAIGERGKQSSIIGVSLDSVDPVESTRILNEIGKEYVDQNVRRRSEEADKSIRFLDEQLPQLKKQLEESESRYNAFRAQQGTVDTSQEARALLQQSVEAETRLVDLRQKRQELMTQYTEKHPALLAIDGQIREAQAAWSVVQGRTKQLPLIEQKVLQLQRNLHVDTELYTNRLNARQQLTLVRAGKVANVRLIDPATPPETPISPRRGVAIGGSLLAGLMAGIVLAMARRRIAGTVQDREEIEIATGIPVYATVPRSRLTGPLRASWRSRSGEGPMLPDAAIESLRAVRTTLHFALHDAPNRVVLITGPTAGVGKSFVAANLATLAGASKQRVLLIDADLRNGRLHKRFHLDRGPGLAEVLAGTCKPEDAIRRNVSYGLDFLSTGACSAGPSELLLQPELRVLIQQVAAHYDMVVLDGPPLLPVADALVLGRMAGTVFMVARHRVTTVEQIDESTRRLAQANVAVRGVIFNDFTGTMHRYSYAYGSTAETQTVTAGV, encoded by the coding sequence ATGCAAACCACAGATCTCGCACATCCGGTGCCGTACTACGGGCCGATGGCCCGTCCGACGGCACGCGCGATGAACCCGCTGACCACGCTGGTGGCCAGCCGCTGGCTGATCGCCGGCATCACGCTCGCCTGCGTGCTCGCGGGCGTCGCCTATGCGGTGTTCACGCGCCCGGTCTATCGCTCCGACATGCTGATCCAGGTGGAACCGAGCTCGATCGAGAACCGGTCGGCCTCGGGCGATCCCCGGCTGACGCCCGAGATCAAGCCCGACACCACGTCTGAGATCCAGGTGTTGAGCTCGCGCATGGTGGTATCGCGCGCCGTGGACACGCTCAAGCTCTATATCGATGCCGCGCCGCGTTATGTGCCCGTCATCGGCTGGTGGCTCGCGGAACGCGCGGACGGCTATTCGCGGCCGCTCGGCGGCCATGTCTACGGCAAGGAACGCATCGCGGTGACGACGTTCGACGTGCCGCCCGCGCTGCAGGGCAAGCCATTCACGCTGACGCTGGGGGAGCATGGCGACTTCACGCTGACGCAGCCCACCGCGTTTGGCGCGCCCGACATCTCGCTGTCCGGCCGCGTCGGCATCCTGATGCGCGCGGAGACCGCGCGCGGGCCGCTGACGCTGCTGGTTCGCACCGCCACGGGCCAGCCCGGCGCAAGCTTCACGCTCAAGCGCTATTCGGAGACCGCCACCACGGAATGGCTGCAGCGCACGCTGGCCATCGGCGAGCGCGGCAAGCAGTCGAGCATCATCGGCGTGTCGCTGGACAGCGTCGATCCGGTGGAGTCCACGCGCATCCTCAACGAGATCGGCAAGGAGTACGTGGACCAGAACGTGCGCCGGCGTTCCGAGGAAGCCGACAAGTCGATCCGCTTCCTCGACGAACAGCTGCCGCAACTCAAGAAGCAGCTCGAGGAGTCGGAAAGCCGCTACAACGCGTTCCGCGCGCAGCAGGGCACCGTCGATACGAGCCAGGAAGCGCGCGCGCTGCTGCAACAGAGCGTCGAGGCCGAGACGCGGCTGGTGGACCTGCGCCAGAAGCGGCAGGAACTGATGACGCAGTACACCGAGAAGCATCCGGCGCTGCTGGCCATCGACGGACAGATCCGCGAAGCGCAGGCGGCATGGTCCGTGGTGCAGGGCCGTACGAAGCAGCTGCCGCTGATCGAGCAGAAGGTGCTCCAGCTGCAGCGCAATCTGCATGTTGACACCGAGCTCTATACGAACCGCCTCAATGCGCGCCAGCAACTGACGCTGGTCCGCGCCGGCAAGGTGGCGAACGTGCGGCTGATCGATCCGGCCACGCCGCCGGAGACGCCGATCTCGCCGCGGCGCGGCGTGGCCATCGGCGGTTCGCTGCTGGCCGGCCTCATGGCGGGCATCGTGCTCGCGATGGCGCGCCGCCGTATCGCGGGTACGGTGCAGGATCGCGAGGAGATCGAGATCGCCACGGGCATTCCCGTCTACGCCACGGTGCCGCGCAGCCGCCTGACGGGACCGTTGCGTGCGTCGTGGCGGAGCCGCTCCGGCGAGGGCCCGATGCTGCCGGATGCGGCGATCGAAAGTCTGCGCGCTGTCCGTACCACGCTCCATTTCGCGCTGCACGACGCGCCGAACCGCGTGGTGCTCATCACCGGTCCCACCGCGGGGGTCGGCAAATCGTTCGTCGCCGCCAACCTCGCCACGCTGGCCGGCGCGTCCAAGCAGCGCGTGCTGCTGATCGACGCCGACCTGCGCAATGGCCGTCTGCACAAGCGCTTTCATCTGGACCGCGGGCCCGGACTTGCCGAGGTGCTGGCGGGCACATGCAAGCCCGAGGACGCGATCCGCCGCAATGTGTCCTACGGCCTCGATTTCCTTTCCACGGGCGCCTGTTCCGCGGGCCCGAGCGAACTCCTGCTGCAACCCGAGCTTCGCGTGCTGATCCAGCAGGTGGCCGCGCACTACGACATGGTGGTGCTCGACGGCCCGCCGCTGTTGCCCGTGGCCGACGCGCTCGTGCTCGGCCGCATGGCGGGCACGGTCTTCATGGTCGCGCGCCACCGCGTGACCACGGTCGAGCAGATCGACGAAAGCACGCGCCGGCTCGCGCAGGCCAACGTCGCCGTGCGCGGCGTGATCTTCAACGACTTCACCGGCACGATGCATCGGTACAGCTACGCCTATGGCTCGACGGCCGAGACGCAGACCGTCACGGCCGGGGTTTGA
- a CDS encoding glycosyltransferase — MPHLHHKRITLVTVTYGDRLHYCAELLRRSFESEGVMHAIVVSNNSSSDLSLLETTWGKRATIIRLPSNSGSANGYAIGIAAALERSTTDFIWLMDDDNAPREGALDVLAHQLDVLARQRGRQLAAVLGFRPDHQGDIAAGVPVRLAMPPRSSYFGFHVARIPYKIWRRTPWGRPRPDALPAVVPLPFAPYGGLLGHRDMYTDLGLPDTNLVLYADDTEYTYRLTARGGCIALVTGAELEDLEGSWNVKRNWKNHFECMLLSGSDFRAYYSSRNQAWFDRNYWSQSGMMYRLNRYVFLRLLRLYGKRRNAEARLRLLEAAIADGEASRLGFHADYSL, encoded by the coding sequence ATGCCGCACCTGCACCACAAGCGCATCACGCTGGTCACGGTCACCTATGGCGACCGCCTCCATTACTGCGCGGAACTGCTGCGGCGCAGCTTCGAGAGCGAAGGCGTCATGCACGCGATCGTGGTCAGCAACAACTCGAGCTCCGATCTCTCGCTGCTCGAGACCACATGGGGCAAGCGCGCCACGATCATCCGGCTGCCCAGCAACTCGGGCTCGGCCAATGGCTACGCGATCGGCATTGCCGCGGCGCTCGAGCGCAGCACCACGGACTTCATCTGGCTGATGGACGACGACAACGCGCCGCGCGAAGGCGCGCTCGACGTGCTGGCCCACCAGCTCGACGTGCTCGCACGCCAGCGCGGACGTCAGCTCGCCGCGGTGCTGGGTTTCCGGCCCGACCATCAGGGCGATATCGCGGCCGGCGTGCCGGTCAGGCTCGCCATGCCCCCGCGCTCGAGCTACTTCGGCTTTCACGTGGCGCGCATCCCCTACAAGATCTGGCGCCGCACCCCGTGGGGACGTCCGCGCCCCGACGCGCTCCCGGCCGTGGTGCCGCTGCCGTTCGCGCCCTACGGCGGGCTGCTGGGCCACCGCGACATGTACACGGACCTCGGCCTGCCCGATACCAACCTCGTGCTCTATGCGGACGACACCGAATACACCTACCGCCTGACCGCGCGCGGCGGCTGCATCGCGCTGGTCACCGGCGCGGAGCTGGAGGATCTGGAAGGGTCGTGGAACGTCAAGCGCAACTGGAAGAACCATTTCGAATGCATGCTGCTCAGCGGTTCGGATTTCCGCGCGTACTACAGCAGCCGCAACCAGGCATGGTTCGACCGCAACTACTGGTCCCAGTCGGGAATGATGTATCGCCTGAACCGGTACGTATTCCTGCGGCTGCTGCGGCTTTATGGCAAGCGGCGCAATGCCGAGGCGCGCCTGCGCCTGCTGGAGGCCGCCATCGCCGATGGCGAGGCAAGCCGGCTCGGCTTCCACGCCGACTATTCGCTATAG
- a CDS encoding glycosyltransferase family 2 protein, giving the protein MPDRTASPALTIVICNYNYAQYLAAAIDSALAQSTPDVRVMVIDDGSTDDSRAIIEGYGTRVEAVFQPNGGQVAAYNHALERVVTPYVLFLDADDMLHPAAAATVIAAFSGSGDWVKVQYRLDVMTSDGLPTGVQVPQSIRADGCGRMLRDGWLYPSPPGSGNAYRVEALRRIFPVPVGADNIHGADFYAIYGVALLGKVCAIEQALGCYRVHRAAAAKAPGEDLSLSNAEDSLAVARQSARRWSVLREIAQDRLGIELPPAPLDFSAEKARFAQQVYGASFAQRWHWFQYDSGRYFHTIVANPFWTLRKKIAVWGLTVLCLLPAASFSDRVVRYIANPLARAGH; this is encoded by the coding sequence ATGCCCGACCGGACCGCATCGCCCGCGCTGACCATCGTCATCTGCAACTACAACTATGCGCAGTACCTGGCGGCCGCCATCGATTCGGCGCTCGCCCAGTCCACGCCGGACGTGCGGGTGATGGTCATCGACGATGGGTCCACCGACGATTCGCGCGCGATCATCGAAGGGTACGGTACACGCGTCGAGGCCGTCTTCCAGCCCAACGGCGGACAGGTGGCCGCCTACAACCACGCGCTGGAACGCGTCGTCACGCCGTACGTCTTGTTTCTCGATGCCGACGACATGCTGCATCCCGCCGCGGCCGCTACCGTCATCGCCGCGTTCTCGGGCTCGGGCGACTGGGTCAAGGTGCAGTACCGCCTGGACGTCATGACGAGCGACGGCCTGCCTACCGGCGTGCAGGTGCCGCAGTCGATCCGGGCCGACGGCTGTGGGCGCATGCTGCGCGACGGCTGGCTGTATCCGTCGCCGCCGGGGTCGGGCAATGCCTATCGCGTGGAGGCGCTGCGCCGCATCTTCCCCGTACCGGTTGGCGCCGACAATATCCATGGTGCCGACTTCTATGCCATCTACGGCGTGGCACTGCTAGGCAAGGTCTGCGCGATCGAGCAGGCGCTCGGTTGCTATCGCGTGCATCGCGCCGCCGCGGCGAAGGCGCCGGGCGAGGACCTGTCGCTCTCCAACGCCGAAGACTCGCTGGCCGTGGCCCGGCAGTCGGCGCGCCGCTGGTCGGTCCTGCGCGAGATCGCGCAGGACCGGCTGGGCATCGAACTGCCGCCGGCTCCGCTCGATTTCTCGGCGGAGAAGGCGCGCTTCGCGCAGCAGGTCTACGGCGCGTCCTTCGCGCAGCGCTGGCACTGGTTCCAGTACGACTCGGGCCGCTACTTCCATACGATCGTCGCCAATCCGTTCTGGACGCTGCGCAAGAAGATCGCGGTCTGGGGCCTCACCGTGCTGTGCCTGCTGCCGGCTGCGTCGTTCAGCGACCGCGTGGTGCGGTACATCGCCAATCCGCTTGCGCGGGCCGGTCACTAG